GCAGTAGTAAACGGACGTGTTTGTATTTCTTATTAATACACAACAACTTTAAAGgtgaatctttattatttaataaactccttAAATTCACACTAAGATTTTAGTGATCAAACCTCCAATCTGTTAGATATGAGatatgatagttatggatggactaccttaagcTAGGAGAAGTGCAGCATCATCAATTCATCGAATATCCGCACCCTTGTGTACGCAATTTCTGATGACGATCAGCACATCTACACACTTTTATCCCACCTGATCAATGTTTTGTATACGAGTGTCTCACTGCGTTGAATAGATCAGATCGCTCTCACTGAACCAGTAAATAATACACTTACAAGAGGTAAGTACAATAGGTGAATAGTTTTCTATGTATAAAGCTAAAAAGTACCGACTCTAGAAAGTATACCAGTTATCACAAATATCGGTCAAAGCAGTTAGGCCAGAAAGGTTCATCATTTTTTCTAACTGTGTGTATGTGTACTGAAAGTAAACAAACATGGAGATAGGATTTGTGTTATTCGGAAGAAGACTAAACTAGTGCAGAcgacagaaaaataaaaccccGGGGATCAGTGGTCAGAACCGCATGTATGTCGGGGTCATTGGCGGGTGACTGACTAGGCAGGACGGGAATCACCACGCTTATccgacacacacacacacacacacacacacataactGGCACATGTTGCACGTGTgtagtatatttttattttgttgagtAATACCGGCCGTGTCTGTGCTCTCGGTATTGTAAATTGAACAACAGAGAAATGAATAGTTAAGGTTGAGAAATATAAACAGCGCTCCCTATATTTCCCGGAAATCCTgccttttttttgtaaacaaaagtcAACACTTCCTTAATAGATTATTAATCTGCAACATGACATTGTGTGTATATccttcactatgggcaggtatatgtcaatttgagagttatttcAATGTTTGTGTTTATTATAGAATTATAGATCTATACAAGTATCTAGATCTCTATCTAAACAAGTACATGATCAACGTAAATGTACAATGTGATtgcctacatgtacaaatttacTACTACTttaaattgttattattttgaGAACCGATCAAACATTTTGAGCTATTGATATTACATTTAACTCGTACCTGCAAGATTCGCCAGTGCCAGAAATATGAAGCTATTGGGATAAAGAAATAATTGCCGGATATGTAATGTTGATGATCTGATAAAAAATTACAGGCCCTAGTACTTCTCATGCACAATATGAAGAAGAGATAGAGAGACAAccagtttggggggggggggggatacaaAACTTTATCGTTGAAAACGGAAGCGTGGGTTTCCAAGGATGCGAAAACAATTTGCATTTTCGTTTTATAGAATCATGCGTCAATTAATATGCTAGTAGTATTTTTAAGAATACAGATTAATAAGAATAGACAATACAATGCAATGCAGTtcattattagctcacctgaaatTAACTAAAGTAATTTCTGATACTTTTTgacgtcgtccgtccgtctgtaaaagATTTAGATTTGCGACTCtatcaatttttatcaataatggTAACGAGCATGCATATAAATGGACATCGACGCCAATCACTGCCAATATGTACAATCTTCTACCACCTGGAGATAGCTCTGCGGACTCCGGAccgtggcttgagacgatgATAAAAGGAGATTAAAAGAacccaaaaaacaaatttaaaacaaaagcaaaaaaaaaaaaaaaaaaccaaacaaacaaaacaaaacaaaaaaacggAGAACTAAAGAGccagaaaaaatttaaatatttttgtttaaaatacaacTTTCTTATTTCACCTCCCTAGATCCCTGAGGTCAGAAATAAAGTCGGTCAGAGTTAACTCTGATTGGGATATTCCATCTCAGGTGCATTAACATGAAATGATTAGTACTGTTCAGGGTGTGTGTAAATTACTTGAAATACCTTTCCTCATTCGTTATATGAATAACGTCTTACACAATTTAAGGCAAtacaattaatatttcattgacATCATCTTTTCTGATTCAGATTAAGCCAATGGGTATGGACAACTCTAGACCAATGCAGACCCCCCAGACCGTTCACCCGCCTCCACCCAACCAGCCGTACCCCCAGGCAGCGGGTCCTCCACCGAATGCCCCGCCCCCATACGGCATGCAGCCACAGCCATACAGCTCCAATCCCTACGGACCCCCTCCTCCTCCAGCGTACGGAACCAATCCTTACCCTCAGGCACCACCTGTCCAGCCGTACGGTCCATACGGACCGCCACCGCCCGCACCCTCACAGCCGGTGGCACCCCTACCCCCAACAGTCGTTCTAGTAGATGGACACCACGGTCACCACGGGTTTGGGCATCATAGCGGACATTTGTTTGGCGGCCATCATGGATTCGGTCACCACGATTTTGGTCACCATGGTTTCGGAGGTCACCATGGTTTCGGTGGTCACCATGGATTTGGTGGCCACCATGGGGGTCATCATGGCGGACACCACTAAAGTGCGCATTTGTGCTGGTGAAAATACTGATTTTTGTACAGTGCAATGCCAGCGAAATATATGTACCGATTTTAAGGTTTTAGTGCAACTATaagttattgttttttgttcTGATCATTGTAAAGAGattcttgatttttattatgtgttaaaCATAATTCGTTGTATTGTTGCATGTTATTATATATTTGGAAgcttaacaataaagtcaaaaCGCCCAAACACAATCTGCCATCACTTAAAGCTCACCTGAGATTAAGGGAAAGGTTTCAGTTTTGTTATATTACTAATTACTTTTAAGCGTCGCTGATGTGTATAAGATTTTATCATATGAAAAAATGTATCGTTTATTGTAccgctcacctgacggcagttattgacccgacgacgtcaaaaaataaatcatttaatgcttatatttacattcacatactgatgaaataattttttttaccctaAATAAATCGATGCAAATTGCAGATCACGGCGGGAGTAAATTATTAACAGGAAGAACAGCTGTATTATAAAGCCGGTTTCAACTGGTTAACACATCGACTGTTGAATTGAGATGATGGGCATGAAAATAgaatccatgaaaaataactcttaaaattttgattttttaacaattaagtCAACTTTATGttcaatatttgtaaaacatggtgttttgacagcATGTGTGAACTATATCTTTAACCGAcaatagaaatcactgtttttGGAATTACTAATGTAaataacatgtaaattcatacgcagtgattaggttgttgcatttagaggcatttaaagatTACagattttaatggaaaaacacaatagaatgtaaatatgaatAACTATACTTTAgttacttaaacaataaaatgctttctttgttgattcatgcgggatatagATGTGGCTACATTGCAGAAAAAggtacataacccgctaactcgggttatataaatgtttttctgAAATAATCGCTACCTTCAaaacccacatgaatcatcaaataaagcattttattgtttatatcttatcaattgtaaaaaataagttGAATTAACTAAATCATTGTTATTGTATATCAGTACGGTAGATAAAAGAAACCTCTAAATCGTCTCCTTTAGGAATTTgaatctgacatcatcatgattatttcgtgcagtccgtgatgaTTCTGAGGTCTATAAAGGTTTCAACCAATCAATTAAAGTGGCGTGTAGATTTGAGTCCTGTCATTTAAtgaattacaattaatttccgtaagaaatagagaatGATACTTGGTGTAGTAAATACATGGTAATGAACGTGTCTGTCAAAAATGAACGCACACTTTAAAATGGAATGTTTTGAGACCCCATGTGGATGAGCTGTTCAACGAGTAAGTACGGCTGGCGACTGAGGCATGTGCTGAAGCCAAAAGGACAAACAGGTGGCTGTAAATGTTAACTTAGCAAGCTTTGTTTGTCGGTATTCCGGAATCTATAGGTTATGGTACCTGGATCCTAATATTTATAAGAACCGGGTAACATGACGTTCGCGGTGACTCCATACCTATTTAGAATACTTGTATACCCGATGTAACCGCTATAATGTTATAACagaaaagtaaatatatgcGTACACTGTCGGCATACCCAATCCAACACACTTCCGGTTGTCAtgaaattttttcataaaacatttagatAAAGTAATGCGGTTTCTTTTAACGGAATCACCACAGAAACTAAATTATTTACGTTGATATATAATCAACATAGAAGCAGAATCTATATTTACTAATTACCCTTTTTATGCCAAAATACTAAATTAGAAATGTTACAAGTacaagttatctctctttgtataattatgtaaatgaaaaatggtTTTGGGTGTTATATTCACTAGAaatatgaatgatattttaataaactgCAACTACAACTAAATGTTACAATGTACATACTATTTAGTACCTTGACCTAGTTAATAATAGTTACATTGTGAATATACCAGCATTACATGTAACAACTAGAGAGGTTCAAGTGGAGAACATATGGTCAAATATATGACCATATAACAGATGGGAATATATACAATTATATGACCATATAACAGATGGAAATATATACAGTTATATAATCCATTTTGACCTTGCAGATTACATGTGCATATATTGTGCTGGTCTGAATTTTTGTTTTCGTCAAGATCATTCGCGGAATTAGATTAATTCCTTTCCGTATGCTGTCATTATGCCGTctaaaaattcaatgtttatgATAAATGCAATGTATTTAAATGTGGATTTCTGAGCTTAAATGTTCAAATTCACTTTTTTGGTCTGTTTTAATAGATGATTACCTATGGTATTTTAAACGTTTAATTGAACTTTGTTATACTAAAGCATGTATACGTAAGCAAGATGCTGCAATACATAGATTGCTTTATACaaatacaatgtttaaaaaaatgagattTGACATTTACTAGAATATTAATAATATGGTTATCTTTAACTTGGTAGTAGAACATCTTTGAAAtagctttttaaagattttaaaagcaatataaatgataaaataaaatctaaaattgttttGCTTAAATCGTGATCATATTCGTTTGTAATGATGTAATATCTGCTTTTTGTTTCAACGATGAATGATATTGTCTTTGCTTTAAAAATCGTATATACAATATAACGTATGAACTCATTAAATAGATTTAAACAACTGTCACTtctatatgtacatatacatatacaaatacaaaaataacatCAACAATATTTTTCAGGGTTCAAAATCACACGTTAAACAGATGAATATTGTAAAAagcaaaattaatttcaaaaagacACCATTGACGGTTAAACGGTTTTCCAGGATGGTACCGAATATTCAAGATGGTCTTGGAAGTTTTCAACAGAGCATGGAACGAAACTTGCCGATATGTACAGACAATGGGAGAAAAGGCTTTCAAGGGAATCGCACTCCAGTATAGATATTTAAAAGACAGATTAGTTCTTCTCCAAGTTAAAGTACTTTAGTGTGGGTTTTCCGTATAATCTTAGAGTTATTTCCTGTGAAGTAGATACGTATTTAGAATCTAGAGAAAATTCTATTCTCGAACTGCTTTTGATGCCTACAGCCAAGAAAAGCATCCGCTCAATTGTGCACCATATTTAGCAACACTGACCTTGTGTGCAGATTTGTAGGTTTGTGAGTCATCTTGTGTGGTAATGGGAAAAGGCAAAAATAATGGTAAAACCAGAAATGAATCCACGTATTGTACAGTTGTCCACATTTATGCTTTTATTAATCACTTTAAAACtagtgtagattttatgcaagATACAAATTACTTTTCTCATTTTAGTTGCTTTTCAAAGATTGTCTGTTAATCTGTTAAGCAGCCATCATAATCTCAAAATTGTACTTCGAATATCATGATTgtttaacattcaaatttattgctaaaaacaatatatattgtgATATCAATGTaactaaattattatttttgttcaattaaaTTAAGCCTAAATAATTATAGATTCTTCAATTCCAATaaattgtatttacatttaGTTATAGAATACTAGTAGACTTACTAGTGCAGTACTCTAAGCActgtatgtaaataaacaaagcCCACATATAGCTTTATGAATTCCAACaaattgtatttacatgtacttttggaATAGACTGTACCGATCAATGTGTGTATAAATACTGCTCATTAAAAAGGGCCAAATTGTGTGTACATGTTCAACAGATGACTCTATGCATATATGCATGTAATGTAAATCTACAATATGTCAGATCTTGATTTTATGccaacatatgtaaaaaaatattacttaattGTTCAAATGTTTTGGCTCGAATGAATGTTTGAAAGTCTAGTTAATGTGTTTaacttaaacattttaatgatgGCAGCCAATTATATGTATAAACTGTATTTTAGAGTATTTCATTTCCGTATTCATTTCCGTATTCTGTCATTATGCCGTCTGAAAATACAATGTTCATAATAATTGAAATTGTGGTTATATCGgagcaaaacattttgaattctctttttctattttatggTTTAACGATTACCTAGGGTATTTTCAATGGCCAACCAAATTtcaaattgaactttttaactagCATATGTAAGCAAGACTTATagcatattttataaaaaaaaaagtatgcacTCTATCattaatcatatttgaaaattgtcacttctatattttcatacattaaaaaatacaaaagtaacAACAACAGTCTTCTTCAAGGGTtcgaaattataattttatgttaaagAGATGAATGGTGTAAAAAACAAACATGTCTTTTAAAATGACACCATTACCAATTAAGCAGTTTTCCAGGattattaaagctgcttggtccgatttttttcgcaattacagtatcaaaattttgttcatacaaatcatttatcttacaaagttatggactttctcctatttacaccagcagaatcaatcTCCTTTctaagttagaaatattcaaagtaaataaaaataatttctctttgggcaaacgaaaaaacaaaccaaaatgcatcacgggaatgtttagaaaaggaaaccgcatggtttcgtcccccgaatgattggggttattcaacccgcatgctatgcatcgattgtaaagaaagcaggcTCTAGAAATATTGGCGatcaaaacgtacacatgtttatttgtaatttgtctgatcatttgtctgaccatttcgacctttatttaaagcgatgtcaaattcgtaatacaaccaaaCCCGtatcgtcgtcaggggtgaaatttaacatgaggcgaaataacgcggtaccttttaatgtcgtatGTTTTGTTAGCagattttgtacgtatttttcttcattgaaatttggcttaattgactgggtaaacaactgcaatgtctattattatacatatactaagcatagccatcgtttaaaagcgtgcataaaatttggtataaaatcggaccaagcagctttaagatttgtttatattcaagatgtagttttcaagaagtttttTGACAGAGCAAAGAAAAACTTGCAGATGGGTACAAGCGATTGGAGAATTGACTTTCGAGTGAATCACACTATAGATAATTAAAAGACAGATTTAGTCTTTCTCCAAGTTATGGATACTGTAGTCACTGTGGTGATTTTCAGTATAATCTTAGAGTTATTTCCTTTGAGGAAGATACGTATTTAGAATCTGGAGAACATTCTACTTTAAAGCAGTCAATGATGCCTTAATTGTTGGAAATCTAGTCAATGTGTTTTACTCTGTGtctatttatctttattttatgcCAAAATACTTAAGGTGGCATTGGACTTTTCCACGTTgtgttgtattttattattattctaaaaaaaactgcaattacATGTtacataatatcatataataataagaattaatgttaataatatttacattgtaaatcTATCATCGGCTATGTATTCGGTAATTTTATTCATCTagtttaattaaatgaatatatgttttgatattgatataacgtcatttgtttatatgataatacatgtacgtgacatattaacatattttggTTGTCTTACTATTACAGGCAAAAACGAGCTGcaaaataccaatatttcatattttgatgtgtATAATTTCTTCATATAAATAGAAAGATTGTaactctgtatatatatatatatatatatatatatatatatatatatatatatatatatatatatatatatatatatatttaattatatatttttcaattcctGTGCCTGGTTTGTTTTTGATAGCACATCAGTTATATCCCtgaaaaatatatgcaatttacaaaaatactattattattttgatatgtaaCTACATacattgaaatgtttttatgtgcatattatttgttacataacctaattatatatatatatatatatgggctTTGTCTGTTTCCTAatctttattaaatttattcgataaaatattttaaactaataAAGAATATAACAATGAAGTTGTGTTTTTCTCTACACTATCTATATTTTGTTATGTTGTTATCAGAGTGATGAATACTCGTACttacaatataaacaaaaatattagaCAGTACCATTTGCGCGAACCCCAACAGGATGGTTGTTAATAAGAATCTAAAACAGTATAAACTATAATCTAAGGTAAATGACATCATTTGTTAATCTAAAAATATCACATACttataaaatatacagaaaacaGGATACAAGTCAAGTTAAGTTTATTCcctcaaatcaaatattttggtACAAGAGGAACATATACATGATTACAGATTAAACATCATTACAAATCgtctatatatacatattcaaAC
This genomic window from Crassostrea angulata isolate pt1a10 chromosome 8, ASM2561291v2, whole genome shotgun sequence contains:
- the LOC128159697 gene encoding protein kreg-1-like, whose amino-acid sequence is MGMDNSRPMQTPQTVHPPPPNQPYPQAAGPPPNAPPPYGMQPQPYSSNPYGPPPPPAYGTNPYPQAPPVQPYGPYGPPPPAPSQPVAPLPPTVVLVDGHHGHHGFGHHSGHLFGGHHGFGHHDFGHHGFGGHHGFGGHHGFGGHHGGHHGGHH